The Vitis vinifera cultivar Pinot Noir 40024 chromosome 12, ASM3070453v1 genome has a segment encoding these proteins:
- the LOC132254740 gene encoding uncharacterized protein LOC132254740, with translation MKKIQASPKKIKYENPRDVQLFSKTVSAMLEGKPTPKVDFPINVFGMKFQTFLLTTEMNDVISAKELTMNCICFYIWRLHEHLDETLQEKIIFIHPGMVSKAGTMAPQIEKRARFIADRLIDSKLANLVFLPYNPRFHWVLAVIDLKSQIVYYLDSQLQQSYQDIKDIVNM, from the exons atgaagaagatacaagcatccccaaagaaaatcaaatatgagaatccTAGAGATGTACAACTTTTTTCTAAAACAGTTTCAGCAATGTTGGAGGGTAAACCGACACCCAAAGTTGACTTTCCAATCAATGTTTTTgggatgaaatttcaaactttccTCTTGACAACTGAAATGAATGATGTAATTTCTGCAAAAGAGTTGACTATGAATTGCATATGTTTCTATATTTG GCGGTTGCATGAACATCTGGATGAGACACTACAggagaaaattatatttattcatcCAGGAATGGTGTCCAAGGCTGGAACAATGGCCCCACAAATTGAAAAAAGAGCAAGGTTCATTGCTGATCGCCTAATTGACTCCAAATTGGCAaacttggtttttcttccatATAACCCAAG GTTTCATTGGGTTTTGGCTGTAATTGACCTCAAATCACAAATAGTCTACTATTTAGACTCGCAATTGCAACAATCATACCaagatataaaagatattgtgaACATGTAA